The Phycodurus eques isolate BA_2022a chromosome 17, UOR_Pequ_1.1, whole genome shotgun sequence nucleotide sequence tgatgcagtggcgcctgaggaatcgaaggtcaacggcattcaatgttgcttttcgaccttgccgcttacatgcagtgatttctccagattctctcaaccttttgatgatatgatggaccgtagatgatgaaatgcctaaattccttgcaattgtacgttgaggaacattgtcctgaaactgttcgactattttctcacgcacttgttcacaaagaggtgaacctcgccccacctttgcctgtgaatgactgagcaattcaggttccaaacaggtgtttcatgagcattcctcaactttctcagtcttttttgccacccagctgtcccagcttttttggaacgtgttgcagccataaaattttaagttaattattatttgctaaaaacaatcaagttgatcacttggaacattaaatatcttgtctttgtagtgtattcaattaaatataggttgaacatgatttgcaaatcattgtattctgtttttatttatgtttaacacaacgtcccaacttcattggaattggggtggtaaataaaaataattttcagaccaattagtGAAGTCAGGCACACCGGATGAGCTCTCAGCGGTTGCGGATTCCTCTGTTAGGAATTCGAGCTCGACTTTTTGAGATTGCTTGACGGGGGAAGTGGCGTGAGAAAAAGACGTGTGTTGACTCACAGTGAGGAAGACAGAGGCCAGCAGCAGGACGACAGAATACACCAGGCCTTTGTTATTGATGGACACCTGTGGAAAACGATACGAGCAGCGTGAGCATCCGTCACGAGACAGCGCGAGAGAACGAGCGCGGATGAATGTTTGCCTACGGAGGAGCCGTGGTCCACCACGAGGGTGCGTAAAGCCCAGGGGAAACCCAAACCCAGCAGGATGTCAAAGATGTTGCTGCCAATGGAGTTGGACACCGCCATGtcacccatgcctgaaaagagaTGCGCCGTGAGATTCCGCACTGAAACAATAGAGGAAGCTAAAGACTTATACTTTAGGAGCCACTCACGGCCCACCCTGACGCTCTGAGCATTTTCATTACCaaaattcttgtaatatttgttccaaTAATTCAGCCGTTTTTCGCAACAGTGGAAagttagtgtttttttccctgtaatTTACTATTCATAtaaatcattcattttcatttattattgaattaaattaattaaattataagGAATAATTGCTTAATtgattttctaaaataatttgtatatAATAGTATactataataattttaataactggattgatttattgtaaataaaatttaaaaatatgaatacaatttttacatatacattgaacatttttattatacattaaaaatcagtatgttttattttctttattaaatgtttaatttatttgttgtaaataaagtgaaaaaaatatgagtaaagtaacaatttaacatactttgtcttttaaaaaattgtcttattttagtatttgatttattgtaaataaatggtaaattaacaagtttttgttttcattaaataatagattagttgatttattgtaaataataaaatgaaagatATTTTAAAACTTAACTTAAATTACACTTACATACACTTATTAAATCATTGGTTGGTTTattataaataacaaaataaacattagtAAAATTAACTATTTTTAAGATATTTAATTTCGTATTACATATTTGGATAATTGATTAGAAATGCAATAAAATCacaatgaaatataaaacaactACTTCATCTACAAACGAGCTGTCCCATTGGTCCGTTTTCAAAGTCAAACGCGGCCCCTTGAGCACCGAGGCCCGCCCGTACCTTGTCGGGCCACGATGAGGCTGGCCATGCAGTCGGGCACGCTGGTGCCTGCTGCCAGGAAGGTGATGCCCATGATGTAGTCTGGGATGTCTAAGGTGAAGCTCACAATGGTGACCTGATTAACAGGCAAGCACAGCCACAGCGCAACATGTCGTTTATAACAGCGATCATACCGAGTAGTGACATAAGGTCACTGACGCTGGCCGGTGCTTACCATCCACACCATGAGGTAGGAGAAGACGGCGATCCACAGTGTGGAGGCCACGAAGGTGATCATGAACCAGCGATGCCAACGCGGCACGACGCAGTTGGGCACCGTGCAGTAGAGCAGGAGGCCCAGAGGCCACGTGACCACCCACTTGAACCTGGCCGTGCAGCCGGCtgacgcacacgcgcacacgtgtCACTAGAACTCACGGCGAAGCCGCGACACTTCCCGACCATCTTCCTCACCTGGGATGCGCAAGGGGTGGAATATACCCCCGTCCTCGTCTTCGTCCGCCCCCGGCTCGCGTCCGGACTCCGCGTGTCCTATCCCGCCCCCGTTTTCCAAACTGCAGGAGCCCGTCCGTTTCAGGCTGCTGGTGGCGGAGCCCCCTCGGGACCCGAGACCGGCCCCGCTGCCCCGCGGGCTCTTGGAAGTCCGGATAAGCCTCTGTCTCTGTGAGGCAAGAGAAGAGTGTTtttgacttcgggcaagaggcggggtacactctgaactggtcgccagccaatcgcagggcagatagaaacaagcaaccattcgcacacacattcacacctacgggatatttagagtcttcaattaacctaccacacatgtttttgggatgttggaggaaaccgaagtacccggagaaaacccacgcagtcacggggagaacatgcaaactccacacaggcggggtcctcagatctgtgaggcagatgctcgaaccagtcgaccaccgtgccgccactttaaTTCAGTCATTCGTGCATGCATTTAATCACTAAGATAcgtttgctttctttttttatttttttttatttaacttttatgtccaaaacattttaattgaatcgttGAGTACAGTTGTTTCCCATACATGTAAACTGTGCGTGTTACAATAGCtcacaaaaatatcaaatatactttttagggaACAAAACCTCCGTCTTATTTTTTGGATGAACACATGGACCAACtgctatattttaatgttgctcattatggtggtacttggagagtcaagtatttttttgaggtggtacttggtgtaaaaagtttgagaaacactgctctAGATAAAATCCCCGCTAAGTTTTGACATCCTGAGttttaacgtgtgtgtgtgtgtgttacctcgCTGATGAGCACACGTCCAGCCATGGAGAGTCTGGTGCGAGGCGAGAAATGCGGCGTGATCATGATGCGCAGGCCGGCGTCAGAGAAGGAGATCTTGTGAGGGCTGAGGATGAGAAGTTCATCCACCATGATGACTGGGCTGCTCTCCTCATTGTGGACTTGAGCTGAAGGCACACGGAGAAGAAACCGTCAGCAATAAGAAACCTTCACACACGACGGCCGTCAGGGTTCATAAGCCTTATGAGGTGTATTCTCAAACTTTTGCCTTTGTACGATCACATTGATGGTGTTTTGCTGCAAACATAGCAGAAGCGCAACCGTTTTCCAGACCTTTGTTGAGGAGGGCCATGGCGGTGTGGCAGGCCGAGGTGTCGTCTGCCATTTTGTCCTCCCTGCCATCCTCTGATGTGACGCAACGCGGCCTGGCGTGCCGGAACTGTCGCGTCGCAAATGTCAGAAGGCGAGAGTTGAACCTGCCGCCAGACAAATAGGACGCATCATTTAAAGACACGCTTGGGTTGGACGAAGGAACGGGGCGTGGCCTCTTACTTCATGATGATAATGTAGATCACGTACATTGTCATGAGGAGCAAAGACTCCCACCTGCGAAGCAAAAGAAGTTGCTACTAAatcaccacaataaaaacaaaatcaatcaaaatgagTTTCACTTGTCCTGACTATACAGTATGAGCATGAGAGTGATTTTTGCGCTATTTATCAGTCATCACTTTGCTTTCTCATCAGCAACAGCGACATACAGTACTGATTGAATGAGTTGTTACATTCATTGCCTTTCATGCCCTGAACACTCCATTTTAGTGTAAGGAATACATTTTGTCATGATATAATGTTGTAcggtacacatactgtacagtagagTACATATGTTATGTACGAGATATTACACTTAATAACGTGGGTGCTATACACTGTCCATAATTGTACCTCTTATTTGGATTTGTTCGAATATGACTTTTTCAATGTGCAATAGAACTATTATGTACAAGTATGCATATCAATTGGGTATATTATAATTCATTATTATATCATTATCAATCTGTCAAAAATATACATTCCACTACTTGTACCAATATGACAGCAGCATACCAAATACCAAAATCTAACATTCCAGGTTTTTTTCCCGCCTTTCTTGTTgagatttaaatgtattttaattccTTGACAATGctgctctttttgtttgttgtttttactttgttggttgtttctatatgATTAATACCAGTGTATATGTTTGAATAATGCCGTTGTGACAATttcatttctctctttttcgCTAATGTTCTACGTTTTCTTGAAAATTATTTCCTTGTTTTTCCGGGGGCAGAGGTGCGGCAGAGTGCTGACGTGGTCGcaacatatgcctcacagttttgaggttcagAGTTTGAATCTTGGCCTTTTCCAGTCTTTTTCTAttccaagcatgctgattaagTTTACTGCACTCCGTGAAATACAATTGGGTTCACGTGAAATACAGCTTGAAGACCTTCACCGAGCACATTGGCATTCAGTAAAAAGTCACCATAGTACATCACCTGGGATTCCATTAAGTTTTAGGATAAATCAGTGGTTTCATTAAACCACATCACACCTCTGCCAGATGGAATAGGAGGACAAGCCTGAGAACGCAAAAGCTGATTTGTTGATTTCTGGAGCACTCATCAGCTGACGAGAGGCTGACTGTCAATAGCGGTTAGTTGTTTGTCTTCAGGTGGGTTTTAGTCACCGAGACAATACGTTGACGTTTCACTGAATGTCGGCCGAAATTGACACGCTCATCCTCACAACTGACAGTTCATCAGAGTTTGTAAGCGAGGGCCATTGTGTACGTGTCCCTCAAGAGCATTTTGCAAAAAGGtatgacaacaaaacaagactCACCAGACAACCACAGCATCATAAATGACCTTGAAGAGAGGACAGATGATTAAACTCAAAAGGACAAAAAGGTCAACACAGTAGGGCTGAGCGATTCATCCATTTTATTGATTCATTATTGCAGACGATGATCTTTTTTAGTGTCTTCTGTAATTCAAAGCGTGTCCttgctgacatgcactgctgGCACTAATAACATGACTGCAAACAAAGAGGAGCGAGTTTACAAAagcagtgttgccaacttaacTATTTAAATTATAGCAGCTATTTTTCCCAAAGAGTGACTTGTGACTTTCATTCCCGCTAAGGAGCAGAATCATTTTCAGATTGTTTTGCATATGACAAGGAGCCAGTTGGAAGGCAATCACGGAGTCAGTCCTGCTAAATATTGCCAAAGACGGGtgcaaaaaaaggagaaaactaGGGTGCAGGACAACACAGGAACGAGGGTGGCACGATACAAACTTGGTTGCGAAGCAAACGAACAAAAAGTAGCCTGGTGCCTTTTCCTTGTTTGGTGGGCCGTAGGCCGTAGCTCTTCGATATGTCTCAACGGGAAGCCCTGGCTTAACTAAGAATAAAGAGGTCGGGGAGGATGAGACGAATGGCAGCCGTTACAAGGGTATGGGTTCATTCGGTTCTAATGGCACAACAGGATCTGAGGGAGTTTAGGCTCATCCGCGAGCTACAGGCTCCATGAAGACGGCTTTGAGCTATACGTCAGGCTGAGCGGTTTCTTTTTACCACGTCATCTGTCTCGTCTCCCAGACCTTGGGACTCTGTAATACCGCATTAACTAATTTAACTCTAATTTGTCCTCTTGCTGTGTTCACTCTGAAATGACTCCCCCACCATCTCTCCTATCGCTTGCGCTGAAATGTCGTCACAAATTGGAAAGTGTTCAATAGCGGAGGGCTGCCCACCCCCCCGCACGGCCAACCTCCCCGACACAACTTTGTGCGCTCGCTCCGCGGCAGCACAATAAATAGGTCGGCTGTGCTCACTGCAGTTTGAAAGGGCCTTGACTCTTCGACAAGACATATGGACCAGCTGAGCCATGCAGTTTGACAAAAGGGAGAATATTTTTTCCAACAgttaattgattttttaaatgttaccattttattttaacattatctGTGAAGACCAAAAATTGCATTTCTACTATTTATTTCTTCAAGGAGAGGTGGTGGTGAATTAAAATCGGAAATGAGGTTTCGGTTGACTTTAAGGCCATAAGGCCCAGCCCtacaacattttaatattgtatattgttGGAGAGAAGATGCATGCAAGTCACCCCGATGAGCGCCAGCACAGACAGGATGTAGTAGGAAGAGTCTCGAAACAACGACCACCACGTCAGCGTCACTGTCTGTGGAAAGGCACAGCGTCGTCAGACTGGTGTTCAGTGCAGTTGCGAGTTTAATCGTAACGTTGTTTTGACCTGGCCTGCAAAGATGCCGCTCAAGCCGATGATGACCAGGATGTTGAAGACGGCCGAGCCGACGATGGTGCCCACGCCTACGTCGCCTTTAGTGATGAAGACGCCTGACGAGCACGATCACACATTACTCACTTGAGCTTTTACTGAAATATGCCaaggaaaatattaaaatagaaaGAAATGCCCCTGAGGTGGCATTTAACGAAACATAAAATCACATAAGCGTACTTGCTGGTTTTTTTGCAAAGAGGAAGCGTCCTCAACAAGGGGTGTaaagaaaacacacattcaaagcAGGCGGCACGtccacagttgtgaggacccgggttcgatccccggccccgcctgtgtggagtttgcacgttctccccgtgcctgcgtggcttttctccgggcactccgctttcctcccgcatccccccaaaaaacatgcatggtaggttcattgacgactctaaattgcccgtaggtgtgaatgtgagtgcggctgttttttttttttttgtttaaatgtgacctgcgattggctggcaaccagttcagggcgtaccccgcctcctgcccgttgatagctgggaaaggctccagcactcccgcgacccttgtgaggagaagcggctcagaaaatggacggatggacattCAAAGCAGTGAGACTCTAGGGTGTATGAGTCAAAGTATtgctttcacattttaaaatgggtaACTTACAAAACCTGTGATACAAATACCGAATTAATTCCGTCATTCCACTTATTTATACAATCGTATGGCcgctaaacttttttttacttaaagcaTTGCTTGTACTGAAAAAGGTTTCATAATGACATCCCAGGATCAATCAATTTCCATTCTTCTCTGAGAATGGAGTGAACAGAGCCAAAATGTATGAAGTATGATGGAAGTGGCCATGCAGTGCCAATCACTCCGCTAAAgaatttgagtgcaaatgaGGACAGTCCAGGAAGTTCTGTGTATAGATATTAAAGAGTGGTCCCAAACCAAGCAACTAAATCCCATAGGCGCGTGTCCAGGGAGACATACtactgaatcaacagcaccaCAGATGCTTGGGATTTATCAGAGGTGTAATCAGACAAAGTGAGGATGGAGGGAGCCAGCCCTACAGTCCAGAGCAGGACGGCGAACCCCATCTGAGGGGGGACCTGGTTAAGAGGGATTTGCATTTCCAATATTGCTTATGGGAAATTAGATTTGAAGAATAAACAAGAAGAGCACTGGTGGTTCCATTGTGTGGGGCAAAAAAATTGAGGTGAGAACAAATTTGTCACCAATGAGCGATGTGAAGAGCTCCGGAGCAGAGCTTCCTGCTGCCATGAATGTTGCCCCGGCAACATCCTCACTCAACTGTAGATTCTAAGCACGGggaaagaaacaaaattgttAGAACTAGTAGAATATTTGTAAccattatgaaaataattactgtaatttctcatgtataatgcgcattctttccccccccaaaaatgtcaaaagtcaatagtgcgcattatacatcggtataggggaaatggaaaaaaaccttcacatttatagatgtatgccgccatctagtggttatgaaatagctgtacactttcattccaatacgccaccgccacctacaggttatgagaaaggtgtacactttcattctaatggttatgaaaaaggtgtagcctgcattttcattcaaatatgacaggggtacgtatgactgcatatatgtacagttgtgctcataagtttacagaCCCTGGCAGAatctgtgaaatattgttttttaaaatataagcgATGACTGAACATTGATCATTGATTTCTTTATGGCTATGTTTTTCATGTTCgttccgtttatcctcacaagggtcacgggcgtgctggagcatatcccagctatcttcgggcgggcggcggggtacaccctgaactggtctgcagccaatcgcagggcacatcagaatcagaatcatctttatttgccaagtatgtccaacaaacacacaaggaatttgtctccggtagttggagccgctcgagtacgacaacagacagtcaattgacagagaacactgttgagacataaagacattgtgaAAAAGTCAATGAggaataaagggttgctagttatctggtaatgccggtacaattattattatcatttttttttgtttttgacaattgtgcaaaagatgcagagtcctctcgcacttagagcagtttgaatgaataatatagcaatcgtccggtgcaatgaccattgtgtaaagggcgccgagacttcaaggagtgtatgcggtttaaagtgacgagtagcgcgataatctgggacaatgtcgattgtgcaaatgttgcagatactcctcagtcagggTGCaggtggggcagatgctactctggtatgagtggccagtattggtcaacaagagatatgcaaatagtgcagcgtggcgagactactgcagtgagtgcacgagtaatgtataattggccccacagaaatgtgacaacaaactcaagacaaaaaaaaattggcagcatgttgcaatggaattgtaggttaactgtttaagaagtcgattgcaagagggaagaagctgttggaatgccagtttaatttgaatcccattaaaattaaattcaacGTGTTTCGCCTGacctttcatgttttctttaaagaattgtacccagcttacaaattcttcctgggtaatcaaacatatgagcacaactatgtgttttctaatttactaaataaaagtagggctgtgaatttcaaaataagagcaagtcaattaaaagaaagtattacgtgttcaaataaagtgcttaactccagaataattatttgaaaaaactaacaaaatacacaattgATTGTATGGATAGaagtaaaatcatgcattgtaaaaatgcattatacatcggtagaagggttttccagaattttgaggtcaactttgggggtgcgtattatacatgggtgcccattatacacgggaaattgaTTCAATGATTCGTCAAGCACAGACTATCTCACCTCAGATATTTTCTCAAGGGAAGGAACAAAGTAGTCATCACAGACGATGGCCAGAGCATAGAACATGTAGATGGCCTGAAGAGACACACAAGCGCATTGATCAGAAGAGGCAAAACACTAAGATTCTTTAAACACATCCTTGATTTAGATTCAAAAGTGAGCTTGAGGATAAACTGTTGAATGCTTCAGTTTCTATTTCATTGTAAACAGTCTGGAAAAAGTTGACCTACAAACTTTGAACAGATGCTGTCGAGGGTTGTGATGAAGCAGCGTGCCATGCAAGAGGTTGTCAGCAGGAGTAAAAAATAATGAAGTGATATGATCCTGTAACACTCACACAGAGGACATGCAGTAAGACGGCTCCATTCTTCCTCTGCTCCTTGGTGAAGATGTCCTCTGGAAACTCGTGGATGGCTGCAAGGCACAGGCATGGTGATGGAAATGATGCCTGAACAAACCCAGTACTTCAACATTGAAATGAGGAAAACATCTCGCATGGTTCTGTCCTAATATCCTCCATATTtcatagtgaggataaactcTTTGCCTTCGATGCTCTGGTTACACCCAAAGAAAATTAAGTTAACGGAGCTCAGAGTTAGAATTTAAACCCTTACTCAATTTAAGAAGCGTTATTATCGACTGTCATAGTGAATGGTGGCAACTCATTTGCTGAGTTGGTATTTTGTGCTCAGCAGGAAGCTGTGCTGGGAACCGTGGAGTGAGGACATCACTTGTCTGTCTGAGTGCAAGaagattttaaaaaactcagataacaaaacaaaacagtgtaATGTATCATAAAATCTTCCCGAAAATTCACACATGTTCTCTAAGGAGACTGTCTGGTGTTCGATATGCATGAAGGCATCACACAGGAAGTGAGACCGGCAGCTGCTTCCTGTGTGTCCTCAagttggggggagaaaaaaaaaaaaaaaaaaaaaaaaaaaaaactcaatggATAATGACAACTC carries:
- the LOC133416214 gene encoding sodium/potassium/calcium exchanger 3 isoform X2, which codes for MRAARHRRPFQRFCCCGVGLLAVLWLAHVIHAPAETSLGVDGNTSRWTRRLTQVSDNRSMDEHRAAIHEFPEDIFTKEQRKNGAVLLHVLCAIYMFYALAIVCDDYFVPSLEKISENLQLSEDVAGATFMAAGSSAPELFTSLIGVFITKGDVGVGTIVGSAVFNILVIIGLSGIFAGQTVTLTWWSLFRDSSYYILSVLALIGVIYDAVVVWWESLLLMTMFNSRLLTFATRQFRHARPRCVTSEDGREDKMADDTSACHTAMALLNKAQVHNEESSPVIMVDELLILSPHKISFSDAGLRIMITPHFSPRTRLSMAGRVLISERQRLIRTSKSPRGSGAGLGSRGGSATSSLKRTGSCSLENGGGIGHAESGREPGADEDEDGGIFHPLRIPAGCTARFKWVVTWPLGLLLYCTVPNCVVPRWHRWFMITFVASTLWIAVFSYLMVWMVTIVSFTLDIPDYIMGITFLAAGTSVPDCMASLIVARQGMGDMAVSNSIGSNIFDILLGLGFPWALRTLVVDHGSSVSINNKGLVYSVVLLLASVFLTVMSVHLNRWKLDRRLGLGLLFLYAIFLLCSILFGHM
- the LOC133416214 gene encoding sodium/potassium/calcium exchanger 3 isoform X1; protein product: MRAARHRRPFQRFCCCGVGLLAVLWLAHVIHAPAETSLGVDGNTSRWTRRLTQVSDNRSMDEHRAAIHEFPEDIFTKEQRKNGAVLLHVLCAIYMFYALAIVCDDYFVPSLEKISENLQLSEDVAGATFMAAGSSAPELFTSLIGVFITKGDVGVGTIVGSAVFNILVIIGLSGIFAGQTVTLTWWSLFRDSSYYILSVLALIGVIYDAVVVWWESLLLMTMYVIYIIIMKFNSRLLTFATRQFRHARPRCVTSEDGREDKMADDTSACHTAMALLNKAQVHNEESSPVIMVDELLILSPHKISFSDAGLRIMITPHFSPRTRLSMAGRVLISERQRLIRTSKSPRGSGAGLGSRGGSATSSLKRTGSCSLENGGGIGHAESGREPGADEDEDGGIFHPLRIPAGCTARFKWVVTWPLGLLLYCTVPNCVVPRWHRWFMITFVASTLWIAVFSYLMVWMVTIVSFTLDIPDYIMGITFLAAGTSVPDCMASLIVARQGMGDMAVSNSIGSNIFDILLGLGFPWALRTLVVDHGSSVSINNKGLVYSVVLLLASVFLTVMSVHLNRWKLDRRLGLGLLFLYAIFLLCSILFGHM